A genomic window from Silene latifolia isolate original U9 population chromosome Y, ASM4854445v1, whole genome shotgun sequence includes:
- the LOC141629336 gene encoding protein FAR1-RELATED SEQUENCE 5-like, with protein MDEMQIVQVNNVEECCEDVENVGEEEFSKVLQGVGEDEFCRIVESQFTPYVRQQFDSIEEAVQFYKTYALVCGFDVRKYTTKKWRDGTIRSKLLVCNREGFMYAKKVGKSKDVVVGGSTQEVEESGDKQRRKTKVRRIGCKARVRLFLMNGVLVVDRFHAGHSHEIVDVKDREFQKLSRRLHKYHKGLIFCNSRLKIGATKTYKMCKEHVNGFQNIGASVTDFKNFHRDVKCYINDRDGQLFIDRFKNMEETRDDFFFDYEVDVDGSLIRVIWADGVGRRNYSVYGDAVSFDPTYSTNKYDMVFTPFTGVDNHKRSVTFAGALIFRENDEYFDWVFSRFLVAMGGKEPEYIITDQDPGIISSVQHIFKTARHRFCMWHIMNKVPVKYGGNAKDFTDFTKMLNAIVWDENIEPDEFDMRWCEIMKEHGVGPERDWFGEVYKKRRQWVMAHCRDLNMGSVMRTTQRSDSENSFFKKFENNSGTLVEFWSRYESAIDQQRHTQKKLDNENRQTSPKLATRLPIESHGARVYTHVVFDVFQEEVIRSTTGLSARGFNERNGVEVTNLKDGMTGRLYDIQYKPGNGVNKIPDAYVAKRWTKDAVGYVSDVKDIIDGKEIEMTKLWSEVYETVGLLRDRDKTDVERLGILIREFREELRPSFDELTKEQETEQLLGCKPIEKITILPPKQAKNKGSGKRMLSI; from the exons ATGGATGAAATGCAGATTGTACAAGTGAACAATG TGGAAGAATGTTGTGAGGATGTTGAAAATGTAGGGGAAGAGGAATTCTCTAAAGTATTGCAAGGTGTAGGGGAGGATGAATTTTGTAGgatagttgaaagccaatttacgCCATATGTAAGACAACAATTCGATTCCATAGAAGAAGCTGTTCAATTCTATAAGACGTACGCGCTGGTCTGTGGATTTGATGTGCGTAAATACACAACGAAGAAGTGGCGTGACGGAACTATTAGATCGAAACTCCTAGTATGTAACCGAGAGGGGTTCATGTATGCAAAGAAGGTGGGCAAATCCAAAGATGTTGTAGTTGGTGGAAGCACACAGGAGGTGGAAGAGAGTGGAGATAAACAAAGAAGGAAAACTAAAGTGAGGAGGATTGGATGCAAAGCTAGGGTTAGATTGTTCTTGATGAACGGCGTTCTAGTAGTTGATCGATTTCATGCGGGACACAGTCACGAGATTGTGGATGTTAAAGATAGGGAGTTTCAGAAACTGTCAAGGCGGTTACACAAATATCACAAGGGGCTCATTTTCTGTAACTCAAGG CTGAAGATAGGTGCAACAAAGACATACAAAATGTGCaaggaacatgttaatgggtttCAGAATATAGGAGCGAGTGtaactgacttcaagaattttcACAGAGACGTAAAGTGCTACATTAATGACAGGGATGGTCAATTGTTCATAGACCGTTTTAAGAACATGGAAGAAACGCGTGATGATTTCTTTTTCGATTATGAGGTAGATGTTGATGGGAGCCTGATCAGGGTAATATGGGCGGATGGAGTTGGTAGAAGAAACTACTCGGTATATGGTGATGCTGTGTCTTTCGACCCgacatactcaacaaacaagtacgacATGGTTTTTACACCTTTCACAGGTGTTGATAATCATAAAAGATCGGTAACATTTGCTGGTGCATTGATTTTTAGGGAGAATGATGAGTATTTTGATTGGGTTTTCAGCCGGTTTTTGGTTGCGATGGGTGGTAAGGAACCAGAGTATATTATAACAGACCAAGACCCAGGAATTATATCATCTGTTCAGCACATATTCAAGACGGCTAGGCACCGtttttgcatgtggcacatcatgAACAAGGTACCTGTGAAATACGGGGGCAACGCGAAAGATTTTACAGATTTCACGAAGATGTTGAATGCCATAGTGTGGGACGAAAACATTGAACCAGATGAGTTTGACATGCGTTGGTGTGAGATAATGAAGGAACATGGAGTTGGTCCCGAACgtgactggtttggggaagtgtACAAGAAAAGAAGGCAGTGGGTGATGGCCCATTGTAGGGACCTAAATATGGGGAGTGTTATGAGGACAACACAGAGATCCGATAGCGAAAACAGTTTCTTTAAGAAATTTGAGAATAATTCGGGAACGTTAGTCGAGTTCTGGTCGCGGTATGAGAGTGCTATAGACCAGCAAAGACACACACAAAAAAAGCTTGACAATGAGAACAGGCAGACATCACCGAAATTAGCAACTCGGTTGCCAATAGAGAGCCACGGGGCAAGAGTGTATACACATGTGGTATTCGATGTGTTCCAAGAGGAGGTAATTAGATCAACAACCGGACTTAGTGCTCGGGGATTCAACGAGAGAAATGGTGTCGAGGTGACAAACCTGAAAGATGGAATGACGGGAAGACTCTACGACATTCAGTACAAACCAG GTAATGGTGTGAACAAAATACCGGATGCTTACGTGGCTAAAAGATGGACAAAGGATGCAGTCGGCTACGTGTCTGATGTAAAGGATATTATTGATGGGAAAGAAATTGAAATGACaaagttgtggtcagaagtttatgaaacagttgGATTATTGAGAGATAGGGATAAGACTGATGTAGAGAGGTTGGGCATTTTAATTCGGGAGTTTAGAGAAGAGTTAAGACCATCATTCGACGAGTTGACGAAGGAACAAGAAACAGAACAGTTACTTGGATGTAAGCCCATCGAGAAAATTACAATACTTCCTCCTAAGCAGGCGAAAAACAAGGGGAGTGGAAAAAGAATGTTGTCGATTTAA